One genomic segment of Vespa velutina chromosome 10, iVesVel2.1, whole genome shotgun sequence includes these proteins:
- the LOC124952583 gene encoding uncharacterized protein LOC124952583: MMYKTKDHFKINQKLIPVTPQMIREAVEVIQMRKLFVNTELIIDYLIKHYPVDNKTLATEIIPKLKYAVHVGLIAKCGHDQFCIPTLLQDANTMETAFNIF; the protein is encoded by the exons atgaTGTATAAAACAAAAG atcattttaaaataaatcaaaagttGATACCAGTAACACCACAAATGATACGCGAAGCTGTAGAAGTTATACAAATGAGAAAGCTTTTTGTTAATACTGAACTgataatagattatttaataaaacattatccAGTAGATAATAAAACACTTGCAACAGAAATTATTCCAAAGTTGAAATATGCTGTACACGTTGGATTAATAGCAAAATGTGGACATGACCAATTTTGTATTCCAACATTGCTACAAGATGCTAACACAATGGAGACGGCATTCAACATATTTTGA
- the LOC124952105 gene encoding protein asteroid isoform X2 translates to MGIPGLTTYILNRSEQFLQSFDLHDTYLVIDGCSIGCQLYTDYTKSNSAFGGDYDKYAECVRHFFWELQKCNIIPLVLIDGGYESRKSKTIMKRSRDKNQAAESFTLSNQNNVHYFPILMYYVFKSILKEMNIRHIQCLFEADNAIASVAKLLNCPLLSNDSDFYIYGSLYIPFVTLKNHVRKWRKYVMPCKIYKVETLLNIFSGLTESQLPLVATLLGNDYIHHHEFKNLYDNIKLPKIGRVNRNLQQCRIEAILKWLSNHKLNEVILLIIKTLPQENKRRTLRAVEMIINEYTSISINILELLGFSKENVDKVILQNIKNNCKFQTDISDIIKELSKEFQDMYEFDLETINDAFINSLPSWFINEYYEALLPNYFMNILMHKLYVCPIQIEDYSQPSSIFISEKIINVIYTLLELEFEQTSKCSQYITRGQNNQLSHYPFKYIDNIGSYKIPSLHNFRKIPMNIRKEIYDNTLDIQHDLIVKFPENWRLYIATAKYWIDNLPELKSDAHIYALLFAMLHHIIDSKIGYCRSMYTFKNKYKQKLEAIESSKKLVHNKYSLLDCFAEKSIMEALNKIMEVDCLLLAPFFISNSDMNIKLQQNPKSYKREIVHIFAQFQSCLKHSIDLNLLLGCPYQLTKISDMFNGTLLYNLYNNFIKRKKIEDYIYCILQCSPNFYRLFHITLMEAKLMFKLPV, encoded by the coding sequence ATACTGACTATACAAAAAGTAATTCTGCATTTGGAGgtgattatgataaatatgcTGAATGTGTTCGACATTTTTTCTGGGAACTCCAAAAATGCAATATAATACCATTAGTTCTGATAGATGGTGGTTATGAAAGTAGAAAATCAAAGACTATAATGAAACGATCACGTGACAAAAATCAAGCAGCTGAATCTTTTACTCTATCAAACCAGAATAATGTAcattattttcctattttgATGTATTATGTCTTTAAAAGTATTCTGAAAGAAATGAACATTAGACATATTCAATGTTTATTTGAAGCTGATAATGCTATAGCTAGTGTAGCTAAACTTTTAAACTGTCCTTTACTTAGTAATGATTctgatttttacatttatggATCATTGTATATACCATTTGTAACATTGAAAAATCATGtaagaaaatggagaaaatatGTGATGCcctgtaaaatttataaagttgaaactttattaaatatttttagtgGATTGACTGAATCACAATTACCCTTAGTTGCTACTTTACTAGGGAATGATTACATACATCATCATGAATTCAAAAATTTGTATGACAATATAAAATTGCCAAAAATTGGACGGGTTAATCGGAATTTGCAGCAATGTCGTATAGAAGCTATTTTAAAGTGGTTGAGTAACCACAAATTAAATGaggttatattattaataataaaaacattgccacaggaaaataaaagacgaaCACTCAGAGCAGTTGAGATGATCATAAATGAATATACCagtatatcaataaatatcttGGAACTATTGGGTTTTTCCAAAGAAAATGTTGATAAAgtcattttacaaaatataaaaaataattgtaagttTCAAACAGATATAagtgatataataaaagaactaTCAAAAGAATTTCAAGATATGTATGAATTTGATTTGGAGACTATAAATGATGCTTTTATTAATAGTTTACCCTCTTGGttcattaatgaatattatgaaGCTTTGTTaccaaattattttatgaatatattaatgcataaattatatgtatgtccTATACAAATTGAAGATTATAGTCAACCTTCAAGTATATTTATAAgtgaaaagattattaatgttatatatacattacttGAATTAGAATTTGAACAAACAAGCAAATGTTCACAATACATAACTAGAGGACAAAATAATCAGTTATCTCATTATCCattcaaatatattgataatattggTTCTTATAAAATTCCATCTTTGCACAATTTCAGAAAAATTCCAATGAatataaggaaagaaatttatgataataccTTAGATATACAACATGATCTTATAGTTAAATTTCCTGAAAATTGGAGATTGTATATTGCAACAGCAAAATATTGGATAGATAATTTACCAGAATTAAAATCGGATGCTCATATATATGCATTGCTCTTTGCAATGCTGCATCATATTATTGATTCGAAAATTGGTTATTGTAGatctatgtatacatttaaaaataaatataaacagaaaTTGGAAGCAATAGAATCTTCGAAAAAACTAGTAcacaataaatattctttattagatTGTTTTgcagaaaaaagtattatggAAGctcttaataaaattatggaAGTTGATTGCCTACTGTTAGCGCCATTCTTTATATCTAATAGTGACATGAACATCAAACTTCAACAAAATCCAAAAAGCTACAAACGAGAAATTGTTCATATATTTGCACAATTTCAAAGTTGTTTAAAACATAGTATAGATCTAAATCTATTACTAGGTTGTCCATATCAACTTACGAAAATCTCTGATATGTTTAATGGTACcttattatataatctatataataattttataaagcgtaagaaaatagaagattatatatattgcatactTCAGTGTTCTCCAAATTTTTATCGACTATTTCATATCACTTTAATGGAAGCAAAGTTAATGTTTAAGTTACctgtttaa
- the LOC124952105 gene encoding protein asteroid isoform X1, with the protein MNTSAHNNSNRGLTTYILNRSEQFLQSFDLHDTYLVIDGCSIGCQLYTDYTKSNSAFGGDYDKYAECVRHFFWELQKCNIIPLVLIDGGYESRKSKTIMKRSRDKNQAAESFTLSNQNNVHYFPILMYYVFKSILKEMNIRHIQCLFEADNAIASVAKLLNCPLLSNDSDFYIYGSLYIPFVTLKNHVRKWRKYVMPCKIYKVETLLNIFSGLTESQLPLVATLLGNDYIHHHEFKNLYDNIKLPKIGRVNRNLQQCRIEAILKWLSNHKLNEVILLIIKTLPQENKRRTLRAVEMIINEYTSISINILELLGFSKENVDKVILQNIKNNCKFQTDISDIIKELSKEFQDMYEFDLETINDAFINSLPSWFINEYYEALLPNYFMNILMHKLYVCPIQIEDYSQPSSIFISEKIINVIYTLLELEFEQTSKCSQYITRGQNNQLSHYPFKYIDNIGSYKIPSLHNFRKIPMNIRKEIYDNTLDIQHDLIVKFPENWRLYIATAKYWIDNLPELKSDAHIYALLFAMLHHIIDSKIGYCRSMYTFKNKYKQKLEAIESSKKLVHNKYSLLDCFAEKSIMEALNKIMEVDCLLLAPFFISNSDMNIKLQQNPKSYKREIVHIFAQFQSCLKHSIDLNLLLGCPYQLTKISDMFNGTLLYNLYNNFIKRKKIEDYIYCILQCSPNFYRLFHITLMEAKLMFKLPV; encoded by the coding sequence ATACTGACTATACAAAAAGTAATTCTGCATTTGGAGgtgattatgataaatatgcTGAATGTGTTCGACATTTTTTCTGGGAACTCCAAAAATGCAATATAATACCATTAGTTCTGATAGATGGTGGTTATGAAAGTAGAAAATCAAAGACTATAATGAAACGATCACGTGACAAAAATCAAGCAGCTGAATCTTTTACTCTATCAAACCAGAATAATGTAcattattttcctattttgATGTATTATGTCTTTAAAAGTATTCTGAAAGAAATGAACATTAGACATATTCAATGTTTATTTGAAGCTGATAATGCTATAGCTAGTGTAGCTAAACTTTTAAACTGTCCTTTACTTAGTAATGATTctgatttttacatttatggATCATTGTATATACCATTTGTAACATTGAAAAATCATGtaagaaaatggagaaaatatGTGATGCcctgtaaaatttataaagttgaaactttattaaatatttttagtgGATTGACTGAATCACAATTACCCTTAGTTGCTACTTTACTAGGGAATGATTACATACATCATCATGAATTCAAAAATTTGTATGACAATATAAAATTGCCAAAAATTGGACGGGTTAATCGGAATTTGCAGCAATGTCGTATAGAAGCTATTTTAAAGTGGTTGAGTAACCACAAATTAAATGaggttatattattaataataaaaacattgccacaggaaaataaaagacgaaCACTCAGAGCAGTTGAGATGATCATAAATGAATATACCagtatatcaataaatatcttGGAACTATTGGGTTTTTCCAAAGAAAATGTTGATAAAgtcattttacaaaatataaaaaataattgtaagttTCAAACAGATATAagtgatataataaaagaactaTCAAAAGAATTTCAAGATATGTATGAATTTGATTTGGAGACTATAAATGATGCTTTTATTAATAGTTTACCCTCTTGGttcattaatgaatattatgaaGCTTTGTTaccaaattattttatgaatatattaatgcataaattatatgtatgtccTATACAAATTGAAGATTATAGTCAACCTTCAAGTATATTTATAAgtgaaaagattattaatgttatatatacattacttGAATTAGAATTTGAACAAACAAGCAAATGTTCACAATACATAACTAGAGGACAAAATAATCAGTTATCTCATTATCCattcaaatatattgataatattggTTCTTATAAAATTCCATCTTTGCACAATTTCAGAAAAATTCCAATGAatataaggaaagaaatttatgataataccTTAGATATACAACATGATCTTATAGTTAAATTTCCTGAAAATTGGAGATTGTATATTGCAACAGCAAAATATTGGATAGATAATTTACCAGAATTAAAATCGGATGCTCATATATATGCATTGCTCTTTGCAATGCTGCATCATATTATTGATTCGAAAATTGGTTATTGTAGatctatgtatacatttaaaaataaatataaacagaaaTTGGAAGCAATAGAATCTTCGAAAAAACTAGTAcacaataaatattctttattagatTGTTTTgcagaaaaaagtattatggAAGctcttaataaaattatggaAGTTGATTGCCTACTGTTAGCGCCATTCTTTATATCTAATAGTGACATGAACATCAAACTTCAACAAAATCCAAAAAGCTACAAACGAGAAATTGTTCATATATTTGCACAATTTCAAAGTTGTTTAAAACATAGTATAGATCTAAATCTATTACTAGGTTGTCCATATCAACTTACGAAAATCTCTGATATGTTTAATGGTACcttattatataatctatataataattttataaagcgtaagaaaatagaagattatatatattgcatactTCAGTGTTCTCCAAATTTTTATCGACTATTTCATATCACTTTAATGGAAGCAAAGTTAATGTTTAAGTTACctgtttaa